The following are encoded together in the Streptomyces sp. NBC_00341 genome:
- a CDS encoding LysR family transcriptional regulator: MELRQLEHFVAVAEEQHFTRAAERLAVSQSGLSASVRALEQELRTPLFSRTTRSVRLTEAGRALLVEAERTLAGARAAKDAVDAVRGLLRGTLSVGVEQCVAGVSLPRLLAAFHREHPHMEIRLRQEGTTSLVDGVAGGRLDIAFAATVSSVEWRGELVPLAREPMVLLCAPGHRLAARDRAGWDELPGEPFIDFHPDWGPRRAADEAFTAALVRRTVALEVNDVHSLLELVQEGLGIAVVPHHFTRKPEARGLATVRLDGPVQPYYESVVVLPDARVMSPGARALMTLVRGQDAR; encoded by the coding sequence ATGGAGTTGCGCCAGCTGGAACACTTCGTCGCGGTCGCCGAGGAACAGCACTTCACCCGGGCCGCCGAGCGCCTCGCCGTGTCGCAGTCCGGCCTCTCCGCCTCCGTCCGGGCGCTGGAGCAGGAGCTGCGGACCCCGCTGTTCAGCCGGACCACCCGCAGCGTCCGGCTGACCGAGGCGGGGCGCGCCCTGCTGGTGGAGGCCGAGCGCACGCTGGCGGGCGCGCGGGCGGCGAAGGACGCCGTCGACGCCGTACGGGGGCTGCTGCGCGGCACCCTGTCGGTGGGGGTCGAGCAGTGCGTGGCCGGGGTGAGTCTGCCCCGGCTGCTCGCCGCCTTCCACCGTGAGCATCCGCACATGGAGATCCGGCTCCGCCAGGAGGGGACGACGAGTCTGGTGGACGGGGTGGCCGGCGGGCGGCTCGACATCGCCTTCGCCGCCACGGTCAGCTCCGTGGAGTGGCGCGGCGAGCTGGTCCCGCTGGCCCGTGAGCCCATGGTCCTGCTGTGCGCCCCCGGCCACCGGCTGGCCGCGAGGGACCGGGCCGGGTGGGACGAGCTGCCGGGCGAGCCGTTCATCGACTTCCATCCGGACTGGGGTCCGCGCCGGGCGGCCGACGAGGCGTTCACGGCCGCGCTGGTCCGCCGCACGGTGGCACTTGAGGTGAACGATGTCCACAGCCTGCTCGAACTGGTGCAGGAAGGGCTCGGCATCGCGGTGGTGCCGCACCACTTCACCCGCAAGCCCGAGGCGCGGGGCCTGGCGACGGTACGGCTGGACGGGCCCGTCCAGCCGTACTACGAGAGCGTCGTGGTGCTTCCGGACGCGCGGGTCATGAGCCCCGGGGCGCGGGCGCTCATGACCCTGGTGCGGGGGCAGGACGCGCGCTGA
- a CDS encoding aldo/keto reductase, whose protein sequence is MYIPSADRYQDMPYRRTGRSGLKLPALSLGLWHNFGGDRTPETQGQILRRAFDLGITHFDLANNYGPPPGSAETAMGRALATDFARHRDEIIVSTKAGYLMWDGPYGEWGSRKNLLSSLDQSLGRLGLDYVDIFYSHRPDPETPLEETMGALHSAVQQGKALYVGVSNYSAEQTREAARILKDLGTPLLIHQPRYSMLDRWAEDGLLTALDELGAGSIAYSPLEQGILSDRYLRGIPEGSRAAGSSPFLSADSVTPELVGRLRELDELASERGQSLAQLALAWVLRGGRVTSAVVGASSVAQLENSVQAVRNLEFSDKELKRIEKLLKGAKRR, encoded by the coding sequence ATGTACATCCCGTCCGCAGACCGCTACCAGGACATGCCCTACCGGCGCACCGGGCGCAGCGGTCTGAAGCTGCCGGCCCTCTCGCTCGGCCTGTGGCACAACTTCGGCGGGGACCGGACTCCGGAGACCCAGGGGCAGATCCTGCGCCGGGCCTTCGACCTCGGCATCACCCACTTCGACCTGGCGAACAACTACGGACCGCCGCCCGGCTCCGCCGAGACCGCGATGGGCCGCGCGCTGGCCACGGACTTCGCCCGGCACCGGGACGAGATCATCGTCTCCACCAAGGCCGGCTACCTGATGTGGGACGGCCCGTACGGGGAGTGGGGCTCGCGCAAGAACCTGCTCTCCTCGCTCGACCAGAGCCTCGGCCGGCTCGGGCTCGACTACGTCGACATCTTCTACTCCCACCGCCCCGACCCCGAGACCCCGCTCGAAGAGACGATGGGCGCCCTCCACTCGGCGGTCCAGCAGGGCAAGGCGCTCTACGTGGGCGTCTCCAACTACTCCGCCGAGCAGACCCGGGAGGCCGCGCGCATCCTGAAGGACCTCGGCACCCCGCTGCTCATCCACCAGCCGCGCTACTCGATGCTGGACCGCTGGGCCGAGGACGGCCTGCTCACCGCCCTCGACGAGCTGGGCGCCGGCTCCATCGCGTACTCGCCGCTGGAACAGGGCATCCTCTCCGACCGCTACCTCCGCGGCATCCCGGAGGGCTCACGGGCGGCGGGCAGCAGCCCGTTCCTGTCGGCCGACTCCGTCACCCCTGAGCTGGTTGGACGCCTCCGCGAGCTCGACGAACTGGCCTCCGAGCGCGGCCAGTCGCTGGCCCAGCTGGCGCTGGCCTGGGTGCTGCGCGGCGGCCGGGTCACCTCCGCCGTCGTCGGTGCGAGCAGCGTCGCCCAGCTGGAGAACAGCGTCCAGGCGGTCCGCAACCTGGAGTTCAGCGACAAGGAGCTCAAGCGGATCGAGAAGCTGCTGAAGGGCGCGAAGCGCCGCTGA
- a CDS encoding DinB family protein: MTWTAPHRTRTTPDGLQLNAPGTADERTMLAGWLQWHRETLLVKCAGLGPQELARTTAGPSGLSLLGLVRHLAEIERWWFRRSFAGQPLGEVFTGPDDGDEGLQGVDPARAEHDYAAYLAEVAAAGEAVAGRDLDETFVTAQGGRTCSLRWVYLAMIQEYARHNGHADLLRERTDGETGDYPRG; encoded by the coding sequence ATGACATGGACGGCGCCCCACCGCACCCGTACGACCCCCGACGGCCTCCAGCTGAACGCACCCGGCACCGCGGACGAGCGGACCATGCTGGCCGGCTGGCTCCAGTGGCACCGCGAGACGCTCCTGGTCAAATGCGCCGGACTCGGCCCTCAGGAGCTGGCCCGCACCACCGCAGGACCGTCCGGGCTCAGCCTGCTCGGGCTGGTGCGGCATCTGGCCGAGATCGAACGCTGGTGGTTCCGGCGGAGCTTCGCCGGCCAGCCGCTCGGTGAGGTGTTCACCGGGCCGGACGACGGTGACGAAGGTCTCCAGGGTGTGGACCCGGCCCGCGCGGAGCACGACTACGCGGCCTACCTGGCCGAGGTCGCGGCGGCCGGGGAGGCGGTCGCGGGCCGGGACCTCGACGAGACCTTCGTGACGGCGCAGGGCGGCAGGACCTGCAGCCTGCGCTGGGTCTACCTGGCCATGATCCAGGAATATGCCCGGCACAACGGCCACGCGGATCTGCTGCGCGAGCGGACCGACGGCGAGACCGGTGACTATCCACGGGGCTGA
- a CDS encoding M55 family metallopeptidase, with product MKILVSADMEGATGVTWPADVLPGTPQWERCRSLFTSDVNAAALGFYDGGADEVLVNEAHWTMRNLLLERLDDRVQMLTGKHKSLSMVEGIQHGDVDAVAFIGYHTGAGTEGVLAHTYLANSITGVWLNGIRASEGLLNAHVAAEYGVPVVLVTGDDLTCVDAAGYAPDARTVAVKDYVSRYAAVCRTPARTAADIRAAAKEAVALAGRYSPVDGGPFTVELEFDAEHLAAAATVVPGVAVSGERRVVYTSETMYEGIRTFKAVTTIVSSAVEEQYG from the coding sequence ATGAAGATCCTCGTGAGTGCCGACATGGAAGGCGCCACCGGCGTGACCTGGCCGGCCGATGTGCTGCCCGGCACGCCGCAGTGGGAGCGCTGCCGTTCCCTGTTCACCTCCGACGTCAACGCCGCGGCCCTCGGGTTCTACGACGGGGGCGCCGACGAGGTGCTCGTCAACGAGGCCCACTGGACGATGCGCAACCTGCTCCTGGAACGGCTCGACGACCGGGTCCAGATGCTCACCGGCAAGCACAAGTCGCTCAGCATGGTGGAGGGCATCCAGCACGGGGACGTCGACGCGGTCGCCTTCATCGGCTACCACACGGGTGCCGGTACGGAAGGCGTCCTGGCCCACACCTATCTGGCCAACTCCATCACCGGGGTCTGGCTGAACGGGATCAGGGCCAGTGAGGGGCTGCTGAATGCGCACGTCGCGGCCGAGTACGGCGTCCCCGTCGTGCTCGTCACCGGGGACGACCTGACCTGTGTCGATGCGGCGGGCTACGCGCCCGACGCCCGCACGGTCGCGGTCAAGGACTACGTCTCGCGCTACGCGGCGGTCTGCCGCACCCCCGCCCGTACCGCCGCCGACATCCGTGCGGCGGCCAAGGAGGCGGTCGCTTTGGCGGGCCGGTACTCGCCCGTCGACGGCGGACCGTTCACCGTGGAGCTGGAGTTCGACGCCGAGCACCTGGCAGCGGCGGCCACCGTCGTACCGGGCGTCGCGGTCTCCGGCGAGAGGCGTGTCGTCTATACGAGCGAGACGATGTACGAAGGTATCCGCACGTTCAAGGCGGTGACGACCATCGTGTCGTCCGCCGTGGAGGAACAGTATGGCTGA
- a CDS encoding M20/M25/M40 family metallo-hydrolase — protein MAEVTNPRSGVDALALDESVTFTSELIRIDTTNRGGGDCRERPAAEYVAERLAAAGLEPTLLERTPGRTNVVARIAGTDPSADALLVHGHLDVVPAEADDWSVHPFSGEVRDGVVWGRGAIDMKNMDAMVLAVVRYWARAGVRPRRDIVIAYTADEEASADDGSGFLADQHPGLFEGCTEGISESGAFTFHAGPNMPLYPIAAGERGTGWLKLTAHGKAGHGSKVNKANAVSTLAAAVARIGAHEWPVRLTPTVRAALTEIAALHGIHPDLDAPGFDVDELLGKIGPAAALIEPTVRNSANPTMLDAGYKVNVIPGHATAFIDGRTVPGGEDEFHATMDRLTGPSVDWEFHHREVALQAPVDSPTYAKLRSAVERFDPDGHVVPYSMSGGTDAKQFSRLGITGYGFSPLKLPVGFDYQALFHGVDERVPVEALHFGVRVLDHYLRTA, from the coding sequence ATGGCTGAGGTGACCAACCCCAGGAGCGGCGTCGACGCACTCGCGCTCGACGAATCGGTGACGTTCACCTCCGAACTGATCCGCATCGACACCACCAACCGGGGCGGCGGCGACTGCCGCGAACGCCCGGCGGCCGAGTACGTGGCCGAGCGGCTGGCCGCCGCCGGACTCGAACCGACGCTCCTGGAGCGCACCCCCGGCCGCACCAACGTGGTCGCCAGGATCGCCGGCACAGACCCGTCCGCCGACGCGCTGCTGGTCCACGGACACCTGGACGTGGTGCCCGCGGAGGCCGACGACTGGTCCGTGCACCCCTTCTCCGGTGAGGTCCGCGACGGTGTCGTCTGGGGCCGGGGCGCCATCGACATGAAGAACATGGACGCGATGGTCCTCGCCGTCGTCCGGTACTGGGCCAGGGCGGGCGTCCGGCCCCGCCGCGACATCGTGATCGCGTACACCGCCGACGAGGAGGCCAGCGCCGACGACGGCTCGGGCTTCCTCGCCGATCAGCACCCCGGACTCTTCGAAGGCTGTACGGAGGGCATCAGCGAATCCGGTGCCTTCACCTTCCACGCGGGGCCGAACATGCCGCTCTACCCCATCGCGGCGGGCGAGCGCGGCACCGGATGGCTCAAGCTGACCGCCCACGGCAAGGCGGGGCACGGCTCCAAGGTCAACAAGGCCAACGCGGTCAGCACGCTGGCCGCCGCCGTCGCCCGGATCGGCGCCCACGAGTGGCCGGTGCGCCTCACCCCGACGGTCCGGGCCGCGCTCACCGAGATCGCCGCACTGCACGGCATCCACCCCGACCTCGACGCCCCCGGCTTCGACGTGGACGAGCTTCTCGGCAAGATCGGACCGGCCGCCGCCCTCATCGAGCCGACCGTCCGCAACAGCGCCAACCCGACGATGCTGGACGCCGGGTACAAGGTCAACGTCATCCCGGGCCACGCCACCGCGTTCATCGACGGCCGTACGGTGCCCGGCGGCGAGGACGAGTTCCACGCCACCATGGACCGGCTGACCGGACCCTCTGTCGACTGGGAGTTCCACCACCGCGAGGTGGCCCTCCAGGCCCCGGTCGACTCGCCCACGTACGCGAAACTCCGGTCCGCCGTCGAGCGGTTCGACCCGGACGGCCATGTGGTGCCGTACTCCATGTCGGGCGGCACCGACGCCAAGCAGTTCTCCCGGCTCGGCATCACCGGCTACGGCTTCTCCCCGCTGAAGCTGCCCGTCGGCTTCGACTACCAGGCCCTCTTCCACGGCGTGGACGAACGTGTCCCCGTCGAGGCGCTGCACTTCGGCGTCCGGGTCCTGGACCACTATCTCCGCACCGCCTGA
- a CDS encoding LpqB family beta-propeller domain-containing protein encodes MATTQAYGSWPSPIDAALAASRDGRPEYVEAVGDELWWTEPRPAESGRRALVRRLADGTTEELPAPWNVRSRVIEYGGRPWTGTERAEAGPLIVFVHFDDQRLYAYEPDGPGEPWPLTPVSAVGGGLRWADPRLRPDRGASGEVWCVLEEFTGEGPAELRRLIAAVPLDGSAAGDRSAVRELSDDRHRFVTGPELSPDGRRAAWIAWDHPRMPWDGTEVIVADIGDDGTFHAPRTLLGGPEESVPQIQWADDGRLLFASDRSGWWNLYRAEPDGSAVELCPRQEEFAGPLWKIGLSWFRPLENGLIATLHGTGATTLSVLDPETGTLVDIAGPWTEWAGTLAVQGSRVIGIAASPHSAYEIVELDTATGHTRIIAAEHEDAVDPAYYPEPAERTFAGPGGREIHAHIYPPHSPDRTGPAGELPPYVVWAHGGPTGHAALVLDLEIAYFTSRGIGVAEVNYGGSTGYGREYRNRLREQWGVVDVEDCAAVAGALAAEGTADPDRLAVRGGSAGGWTTAASLTGTDVYACGTIIYPILDLTGWGSGETHDFESQYLESLVGPLAEVPERYRDRSPSTRTDRLTTPFLLLQGEDDPICPPVQCERFLAAVEGRGIPHAYLTYPGEGHGFRRADTMISALEAELSLYAQTFGIERPDVPRLELRK; translated from the coding sequence ATGGCAACCACGCAGGCCTACGGAAGCTGGCCGTCCCCGATCGACGCCGCGCTGGCCGCCTCGCGGGACGGCCGGCCCGAGTACGTCGAAGCGGTCGGCGACGAACTGTGGTGGACGGAACCCCGCCCGGCCGAGTCCGGCCGGCGCGCCCTGGTGCGACGACTGGCCGACGGCACCACCGAGGAGCTGCCCGCCCCCTGGAACGTCCGCAGCCGGGTCATCGAGTACGGCGGACGGCCCTGGACGGGTACGGAACGCGCCGAGGCCGGCCCGCTGATCGTCTTCGTCCACTTCGACGACCAACGGCTGTACGCCTACGAGCCGGACGGGCCCGGCGAGCCGTGGCCGCTCACCCCCGTCTCGGCGGTCGGCGGCGGACTGCGCTGGGCCGATCCGCGACTGCGTCCGGACCGGGGCGCCTCCGGCGAGGTCTGGTGCGTCCTGGAGGAGTTCACCGGCGAGGGGCCGGCCGAACTGCGCAGGCTGATCGCCGCCGTGCCGCTGGACGGATCGGCGGCCGGTGACCGCTCCGCGGTACGCGAACTCTCCGACGACCGGCACCGGTTCGTCACCGGACCCGAGCTCTCGCCCGACGGACGGCGGGCGGCCTGGATCGCCTGGGACCACCCGCGGATGCCGTGGGACGGCACCGAGGTGATCGTCGCGGACATCGGTGACGACGGAACGTTCCACGCCCCCCGGACCCTGCTGGGCGGTCCGGAGGAATCCGTACCGCAGATCCAGTGGGCCGACGACGGACGGCTGCTCTTCGCCAGTGACCGCAGCGGCTGGTGGAACCTGTACCGCGCGGAACCGGACGGCAGCGCGGTGGAACTCTGCCCCAGGCAGGAGGAGTTCGCCGGACCGCTGTGGAAGATCGGGCTCAGCTGGTTCCGGCCGCTGGAGAACGGGCTGATCGCCACCCTGCACGGCACGGGCGCCACCACGCTCTCCGTCCTCGACCCGGAGACCGGGACGCTCGTCGACATCGCCGGGCCCTGGACCGAATGGGCCGGGACGCTCGCCGTACAGGGCAGCCGGGTCATCGGCATCGCCGCGAGCCCGCACAGCGCGTACGAGATCGTGGAGCTGGACACAGCGACCGGGCACACCCGGATCATCGCGGCGGAGCACGAGGACGCCGTCGACCCCGCGTACTACCCCGAGCCCGCGGAGCGCACCTTCGCCGGTCCCGGCGGCCGGGAGATCCACGCCCACATCTACCCGCCGCACAGCCCCGACCGGACCGGACCGGCCGGCGAACTGCCGCCCTACGTCGTATGGGCGCACGGCGGCCCCACCGGGCACGCCGCCCTCGTCCTCGACCTGGAGATCGCCTACTTCACCTCGCGCGGCATCGGGGTGGCCGAGGTCAACTACGGCGGCTCGACCGGTTACGGACGGGAGTACCGCAACCGCCTGCGCGAACAGTGGGGCGTCGTCGACGTGGAGGACTGCGCGGCCGTGGCCGGCGCGCTCGCCGCCGAGGGCACCGCGGACCCGGACCGGCTCGCCGTCCGTGGCGGCAGCGCCGGCGGCTGGACCACGGCCGCCTCGCTGACCGGCACCGACGTCTACGCCTGCGGCACGATCATCTACCCCATCCTCGACCTGACCGGCTGGGGCAGCGGCGAGACCCACGACTTCGAGTCGCAGTACCTGGAATCGCTGGTGGGCCCGCTGGCCGAGGTCCCCGAGCGCTACCGCGACCGCTCTCCGAGCACCCGCACCGACCGGCTCACCACACCGTTCCTGCTGCTCCAGGGCGAGGACGACCCGATCTGCCCGCCCGTACAGTGCGAGCGGTTCCTGGCCGCCGTGGAGGGGCGCGGCATCCCGCACGCCTACCTCACCTACCCGGGCGAGGGCCACGGCTTCCGCCGCGCCGACACCATGATCAGCGCGCTGGAGGCCGAACTCTCCCTCTACGCCCAGACCTTCGGCATCGAGAGGCCCGACGTGCCGAGGCTGGAGCTGCGGAAGTGA
- a CDS encoding LD-carboxypeptidase, which translates to MTLAPSAPLAPLTRPARLRAGARVAVVSPSGPVPVDRLEPGLDILRGWGLETVTMPHVLDVHPGLDYLAGADEARARDLQEAWCDPSVDAVICARGGYGAHRMVDLVDWAAIRAAGPKAFVGYSDITVLHEAFAIRTGFATLHGPMVGTEAFLKDPRTQESLRATLFEPETVRTLGLDGAGVLAPGRAGGITYGGCVSLLAAGLGTPHARRPARGGLLVIEDTGESPYAIDRILTQLLRAGALDGVAGVACGSWMGCGPYEKVRAVLADRLGGLGVPVVEELGFGHGPTGLTIPLGAPAVLDAPADGGPATLTVQVAALL; encoded by the coding sequence GTGACGCTCGCGCCTTCCGCGCCCCTAGCCCCGCTCACCCGCCCCGCCCGGCTGCGCGCGGGCGCCAGGGTCGCCGTCGTCTCCCCGAGCGGGCCCGTACCCGTCGACCGCCTGGAGCCCGGCCTGGACATCCTGCGCGGCTGGGGCCTCGAAACCGTGACGATGCCTCATGTCCTGGACGTACACCCCGGCCTCGACTACCTGGCCGGTGCGGACGAGGCGCGTGCCCGGGATCTCCAGGAGGCCTGGTGCGATCCGTCGGTCGACGCGGTGATCTGTGCACGGGGCGGGTACGGGGCGCACCGCATGGTCGATCTGGTCGACTGGGCGGCGATCCGGGCCGCCGGACCCAAGGCGTTCGTCGGCTACAGCGACATCACCGTCCTCCACGAGGCGTTCGCCATCCGGACGGGCTTCGCCACCCTGCACGGCCCCATGGTGGGCACGGAGGCCTTCCTCAAGGACCCGCGCACCCAGGAGTCGCTGCGGGCCACCCTGTTCGAGCCGGAGACCGTGCGGACGCTGGGTCTCGACGGGGCGGGAGTGCTGGCGCCCGGCCGGGCCGGGGGGATCACCTACGGCGGCTGCGTGAGCCTGCTCGCCGCCGGACTGGGCACCCCGCACGCCCGGCGACCGGCCCGCGGCGGGCTGCTGGTCATCGAGGACACCGGCGAGTCCCCGTATGCCATCGACCGCATCCTCACCCAGCTGCTGCGGGCCGGGGCGCTCGACGGCGTCGCCGGGGTGGCCTGCGGCTCCTGGATGGGCTGCGGGCCGTACGAGAAGGTGCGGGCGGTGCTCGCCGACCGGCTCGGCGGCCTCGGTGTCCCCGTCGTCGAGGAGCTGGGTTTCGGGCACGGCCCCACCGGGCTGACGATCCCGCTCGGGGCGCCGGCCGTACTCGACGCGCCTGCGGACGGCGGCCCGGCCACCCTCACGGTCCAGGTCGCGGCGCTGCTCTGA
- a CDS encoding LapA family protein: MSPKDVSSGGTRSTGPFTPARILILVIAVLSVVFIAENTTDVTVRLLIPLVTMPLYVALVVMFVAGMACGAYFFRRRPK; encoded by the coding sequence ATGAGCCCGAAAGACGTGTCGAGCGGCGGTACGCGCAGCACCGGTCCCTTCACCCCGGCCCGCATCCTGATCCTCGTCATCGCGGTCCTGTCGGTGGTGTTCATCGCCGAGAACACCACCGACGTGACGGTCCGCCTGCTGATCCCGCTGGTGACGATGCCGCTCTACGTGGCGCTGGTGGTGATGTTCGTGGCCGGGATGGCCTGCGGCGCCTACTTCTTCCGCAGGCGGCCCAAGTAG
- a CDS encoding GNAT family N-acetyltransferase: MSDTTYLAEGPRTAIRPFTPADADEFTARARESRELHRPWLFPPTDPDTYAAYATVLIEDPSKAGFLVCERHGAGGDGAVAGFININNIVIGGFRCGALGYGAFAHAAGRGLMAEGLGLVLRYAFGPLGLHRLEANVQPGNEASIALVRRAGFRLEGFSPDFLFIDGAWRDHERWAITAEMR; the protein is encoded by the coding sequence ATGTCCGACACCACCTACCTGGCCGAGGGACCGCGCACCGCGATCCGCCCCTTCACCCCCGCGGACGCGGACGAGTTCACCGCACGTGCGCGGGAGAGCCGCGAACTGCACCGGCCGTGGCTCTTCCCGCCTACCGATCCGGACACGTACGCGGCCTACGCGACCGTACTCATCGAGGATCCGTCGAAGGCGGGCTTCCTCGTGTGCGAGCGGCACGGGGCCGGTGGTGACGGTGCCGTCGCCGGCTTCATCAACATCAACAACATCGTCATCGGCGGCTTCCGCTGCGGAGCGCTCGGATACGGCGCCTTCGCCCACGCGGCCGGGCGCGGACTGATGGCCGAGGGGCTCGGACTGGTGCTTCGGTACGCCTTCGGACCCCTCGGCCTGCACCGCCTCGAAGCCAACGTTCAGCCGGGCAACGAGGCGTCGATCGCGCTGGTGCGCCGGGCCGGATTCCGGCTGGAGGGCTTCTCGCCGGACTTCCTGTTCATCGACGGGGCCTGGCGCGATCACGAGCGCTGGGCGATCACCGCGGAGATGCGCTGA
- a CDS encoding MerR family transcriptional regulator produces the protein MFPSHDGLYGIGELAERAGVTVKTVRFYSDSGLLPEACRSAGGHRRYGPEALGRLRLVRSLRALGLPVREVHRVLDEEETGAGSVLEDAVAGQLRELGSQLRALRWREAGLRLVQECRPGERADRLRLIGAVSAPPDTAPLARFWRGWLPPRMPAGATAAFLEAVVPQPPEEPEPAQVLAFARLYAFVTRPCAGTERPQPAAHRSEGAGRPAVLYAGLAEAYELAGARMRRGLRPSPGPELDSFVDAYASAYGSRDTLAFRRVLAGQLAADPRIDRYWELVSEVVTPPGGTPEPTPGSAHDWLFAALDAQLVAGTG, from the coding sequence GTGTTCCCGTCCCACGACGGCCTGTACGGCATCGGTGAACTCGCCGAGCGTGCGGGTGTCACCGTCAAGACCGTCCGCTTCTACTCGGACAGCGGCCTGCTGCCGGAGGCCTGCCGCAGCGCCGGCGGGCATCGCCGGTACGGCCCGGAGGCGCTCGGCCGGCTGCGGCTGGTCCGCTCGCTGCGTGCGCTGGGCCTTCCGGTGCGTGAGGTGCACCGGGTCCTCGACGAGGAGGAGACCGGGGCGGGCAGCGTGCTGGAGGACGCCGTCGCGGGGCAGTTGCGCGAACTGGGCTCCCAGCTCCGGGCGCTGCGCTGGCGGGAGGCGGGGCTGCGGCTGGTGCAGGAGTGCCGGCCGGGTGAGCGTGCGGACCGGCTGCGCCTGATCGGCGCGGTGTCCGCGCCTCCGGACACCGCGCCGCTGGCCCGTTTCTGGCGGGGCTGGCTGCCGCCCCGGATGCCGGCCGGGGCGACCGCCGCGTTCCTGGAGGCTGTGGTGCCGCAGCCGCCCGAAGAGCCGGAGCCCGCCCAGGTTCTCGCCTTCGCCCGGCTGTACGCCTTCGTGACCCGTCCGTGCGCCGGCACCGAGCGACCTCAGCCGGCGGCGCACCGGAGCGAGGGGGCCGGCCGGCCGGCTGTGCTGTACGCCGGTCTGGCCGAGGCTTACGAGCTGGCGGGCGCCCGGATGCGCCGGGGACTGCGGCCGTCTCCGGGCCCGGAGCTGGACAGTTTCGTGGACGCGTACGCGAGCGCGTACGGCAGCCGGGACACCCTCGCCTTCCGCCGGGTGCTGGCCGGGCAGCTGGCGGCCGATCCCCGGATCGACCGCTACTGGGAGCTGGTGTCCGAGGTGGTCACCCCGCCGGGCGGAACACCGGAGCCGACCCCGGGGTCCGCGCACGACTGGCTGTTCGCGGCGCTGGACGCGCAACTGGTCGCCGGGACGGGCTGA